CCGCCTTCGCGATTTCGTCAAAAAGAACCCGGCTTGCCTTTACGTCAGCGATGATTGGCGCACCGGGATGTTCCAAAAGAACCTCCTTCGCGTAAATCGCCAGCAATTGATCCCCCCAGAGGATGCGACCCTTGCCATCAAGGACGCCTATGCGGTCGCCGTCGCCATCCAGGCCGATGCCAAGATCGCAACCTTCCTCAAGAACTTTCTGGCGAAGCTGCAAAAGGTTTTCCTCGACCGTCGGGTCCGGATGGTGGGCAGGAAAGGTGCCGTCTATCTTTGCGTTCAACAGGAAGTGCGTTCCGGGAAGCTTCGCCGTCAACGCCGCCATTGCCTCGCCCGCCGAACCATTGCCTGCGTCCCAGGCAATTTTTAATTTACGCGCACCGTGATAATCCGCAAACAGCCGTTCGACATAGGCGTCAAAGACGGGTTCTTCAACAACGCTCCCCTCGCCCACCGCAAAATCGCCCTTCCCGGCCAAGGCCTGCAATCCCTGGATATCGTCTCCATAGAAACCCGCCTCACGCAGCATCATCTTAAAGCCGTTCTGATCCGGCGGGTTGTGCGAACCGGTGATCATGATTCCGCCATCGCCCCCCCGGGTCCGGACCGCGAAATAGAGCATTGGCGTCGGCCCAAGACCGACGCGATGGACCGTCATCCCCGTCGCCACCAGCCCCTCAACAAGGGCCTTTTCCAGAGAGGGAGAACTTAGCCGCCCGTCATAGCCAACCATGACCTTCGTACCCCCGGACCGGGCCAATAGGGTGCCAAAGCTAAGCCCAAGCGCCCTGGCATCGGCCTCGGTCAGCGTTTTTCCAACAATGCCGCGAATATCGTATTCACGCAGAATGGTCGGATCGAAACGGTGTGTCATCGTCATGAGGAAGCCTCGTCCGCCATTGGCCGGCCAATGGCGCGATAGTCAAACCCGGCAGCCCGCATCTCGGATGGATTGTAAACGTTGCGCAGGTCAACAATGACCGGGCGACGCAAAAGCTGCTTCATGCGCACAAGGTCGAGGCTGCGAAACGCGTTCCACTCCGTCAAAAGAACGAGAACGTCCGCACCCGTCATCGCCTCGTAGGAATCTTCGCAATAGGTTACGCTTTTTAGAAGCTTTCTTGCTTCTCCCATGCCCTCCGGATCAAACGCACGCACCTTGACGCCCGCTGCTTCAAGTCCAGGCACAATATCGAGGCTTGGACTTTCGCGCATGTCATCCGTATTCGGCTTAAACGTAAGGCCTAAAATAGCCACCGTCCTGCCATCCGGGTCCGACCCGATCGCGGCCAGAATACGTTCGGTCATCTGCTTCTTGCGCGCCGTGTTGACCTCGATGACCGCTTCGATCAGGCGAAGGGATAAACCGGCACGCTTTGCCGTTTCGACCAGGGCGCGCGTGTCCTTTGGAAAGCAGGAGCCGCCATAGCCCGGCCCGGCATGTAAAAACTTCGACCCGATGCGACCGTCAAAACCAATGCCGCGCGCCACGTCATGAACGTCGGCACCCACCTTTTCGCAAAGGTCGGCAATCTCGTTAATGAAAGTGATTTTCATCGCCAGAAAGCCATTCGCGCTGTACTTCGTAAGTTCCGCCGTCTGCTGGCTTGTAAAGTGAATGGGCGTTTCAAGAAGATAAAGCGGGTGGTAAATACGGCGCATGACTTCACGCGCACGTTCCGATGCCGCCCCGATCACAACCCGGTCCGGACGCATAAAATCATTTAGCGCCGAGCCTTCCCGCAAAAATTCCGGATTTGATACGACATCGATTTCGCAATCGGGTGCAAGTTTGCGGAGCAAATCCTGAATTTCCCTGGTCGTGCCGACCGGCACCGTCGATTTCATGGCAACAACGGTGTAGCCCTGCAACGCGCCTGCGATTTCCTCAGCAGCGGCCCGCACGAAGCTTAAATCCGCATAGCCGTCACCATGGCGACTTGGCGTGCCGACGGCGATAAAAACAGCATCCGCATCGCGAACGGCAGCAGCAAGGTCCGTCGTAAAGGAAAGGCGGCCCGCTTTCATGTTTTTCTCAACAAGCGCGTTCAGGCCAGGTTCGTAAATTGGAATTTCCGCGCGGCGCAAGCCCTCAACTTTTTCCGCATCCTGATCGACACAGGTGACGTGCATGCCAAACTCGGAAAAACAGGCGCCGGAAACGAGGCCTACATAGCCGGAGCCGATCATCGCAATTTTCATAAGGTTCTTTCTGAAGACCGACCCTTTGCCGGTCGCATGTGGAAATAAAGGCTAGTCCTTTTTAACATAGCCTTCGAGCATGGCGCGCGCGCTTTCGCAGAATTCTTTCCGCGCCAGTGCGTAAGCTAAATTTGCCTCCAGAAAACCGAGACGATTGCCACAATCGAAGCGGTGGCCTTCAAAACGAAGGCCGTGAAAGGGCGTCTGCCCGATCATCCGCGCCATGGCATCTGTCAGTTGAATCTCTTTCCCGGCGCCACGCCGCTGTTCTGCCAGAAGATCGAAAATTGCTGGTTGCAGAACGTACCGCCCGATGATGGAAAGGGTCGAGGGCGCTTGCGCAGGGTCTGGCTTTTCAACCAGGCCCTGGACTTCCGCCAGACGACCGTCGTCTTCCCCCACCTTCAAGATGCCGTAATTTCGCGTTTCTTCACGTGGGACGTCCATGACGGCAACGACGTTGCCCCCTTTCTCTTCGTAAACATCCAGCAACTGTTTCAGACATGGCGTCTGCGACTGAACCAGGTCGTCCGCAAGGACAACGGCAAATGGCTCATCCCCCACCAGGTCACGCGCGCACCAGACCGCATGGCCAAGGCCCAGGGGTTCCGTCTGCAAGATAAAATGAACCCGGCTTGAGTCCGGAAGATAGGCCGTCACCGCGTCACGGGCGTCGGATTTCCCTTGAGTCTCCAGCGCATGGCTTAACTCCGGGTCGGGGCGGAAATGCGCCTCGATTGCTTCTTTCCCCGGGGCCGTCACGAAAATAAATTCCTCGATCCCGGATGCACGCGCTTCCTCAAGCGCATATTGGATTAGCGGCCGGTCAACGACCGGAAACATTTCTTTCGGAACGGCTTTCGTCGCCGGCAGGAATCGCGTCCCAAGTCCGGCAACCGGAAATACCACTTTACGAATGGATTGCATCGGCATCCTTAGATCGGGTCCCAGTGGAAAATATCCGCCGACCGATCCAGCGGATAAAAGGAGTCGCGAAACGCCGGCAGCAATTCATCGGCAATCCCCTCCGGGGTCCAGCCTTCGCCACAATGAACCTTTGCAAGCGGTCGCGGCTGGCTCATCAGAAAAATTTCGTTCCTGCGGACCGCAAAAACCTGCCCGGTCACCTCCTTGGCCGCATCGCTCGCTAGAAAAACGGCCATCGGCGCAATCTTTTCCGGGGTCATCTGCTTCAGCTTATCAACCCGCGCCTTCTGCTCTGGCGTATCGGTTGGAATCGAACTGATCATGCGGCTCCAGGCAAAGGGCGCAATGCAATTCGAACGCACGTTGTAGCGCGCCATATCAAGGGCAATCGACTTTGAAAGTGCAGCAACCCCCAATTTCGCAGCCGAATAATTCGCCTGGCCAAAGTTACCGATGAGACCCGAGGTTGAGGTCATGTGGACGTAGCTGCCGCCTTCCTGCTTGCGAAAATGAGGTGCCGCCGCGCGGGAAACCAGAAAGGCCCCGTTTAAATGGACATCAATGACCGCTCGCCAGTCCGCTTCCGTCATCTTGTGAAAAATGCCGTCCCTGAGAATTCCGGCATTGTTGACCACGCAATCGATCCGCCCAAAGGCATCGATCGCGGTTTGCACCATCCGTTCGGCGCCTGCTGCCTCTGCCACGCTGTCGCTATTGGCAACCGCCTCGCCACCGCCGGCACAGATGGTTTTCACAACGGCCTCGGCAGGGGAAAGGCTGGCACCTTCACCGGATAAACTGGCCCCGATATCGTTGACGACGACACGCGCGCCAGATGCCCCCATACGCAGAGCAATCTCCCGACCGATGCCGCCACCAGCTCCGGTCACCAACGCAACCTTGCCCGCAAGCATGCCTTTTCCTTCCGTCATTTTCCCTTCCCCCATTCCTTCTTCATCTAAGCCAGACCTTCATGTTCGCGTGGCTCGATGCTGTCAAGTCCTAGGGCGGTATTTGCAGACAATTTGCCGCCGCAACCGCCGCCCCGGACTACGAAACGTCTCTATACAATTTATACGTTAGTGTTCTTATAAAAATACACGCTAAATTAATGGCGTATTAAGGATTAACGCGAGATAGTGACAGCACCATTCAACCATTACGTGTTTTGTGATGCTGGAAGAACGCCAGGAAGAGACACCGCCGGACCGTAATGACCGCAGAATCTAAGGAATCGCATCGAGAAGGATCAGCAGCCATGAAGACGAATACGCAAGAAGCGGTGGTAGAGGAAGTCGAAACACCGATAGATGAGCAAGAATCGGCGACCGTAACAAACAGCAAGCAAACATACGAAGCTCTTGCACAGCAGCTTTCAAATTTCCGCCAGATGATCGACACCATGCCGATCAACGTCATGACCTGCGATCCGATTGATCTCAAGATTAATTACATCAACCAGACCAGTATCGACACTCTCAAAACCCTGGAACATTTGCTGCCGGTCAAGGCCGACGATCTGCTTGGCCAGTGCATCGACATTTTTCATAAAGACCCATCGCATCAGCGCAAGCTGCTGGGCGATCCCAAAAACCTGCCCCATCAGACGCATATCCAGATCGGCGATGAGACCCTGGAC
The nucleotide sequence above comes from Rhodospirillaceae bacterium. Encoded proteins:
- a CDS encoding phosphomannomutase, whose amino-acid sequence is MTMTHRFDPTILREYDIRGIVGKTLTEADARALGLSFGTLLARSGGTKVMVGYDGRLSSPSLEKALVEGLVATGMTVHRVGLGPTPMLYFAVRTRGGDGGIMITGSHNPPDQNGFKMMLREAGFYGDDIQGLQALAGKGDFAVGEGSVVEEPVFDAYVERLFADYHGARKLKIAWDAGNGSAGEAMAALTAKLPGTHFLLNAKIDGTFPAHHPDPTVEENLLQLRQKVLEEGCDLGIGLDGDGDRIGVLDGKGRILWGDQLLAIYAKEVLLEHPGAPIIADVKASRVLFDEIAKAGGKPLMWRTGHSLIKSKMVEMKAPLAGEMSGHIFFADHYFGFDDALYAAVRLLDIVGRSEKSLAEMRDDLPQLANTPEIRLACPEERKFKVLEEVKTRLEQRPPVAGVTLCDIDGVRVERPEGWWLLRASNTQAVLVVRVEATDEEGLERLKAELAAELRASGIELPAISFGASS
- a CDS encoding UDP-glucose 6-dehydrogenase, giving the protein MKIAMIGSGYVGLVSGACFSEFGMHVTCVDQDAEKVEGLRRAEIPIYEPGLNALVEKNMKAGRLSFTTDLAAAVRDADAVFIAVGTPSRHGDGYADLSFVRAAAEEIAGALQGYTVVAMKSTVPVGTTREIQDLLRKLAPDCEIDVVSNPEFLREGSALNDFMRPDRVVIGAASERAREVMRRIYHPLYLLETPIHFTSQQTAELTKYSANGFLAMKITFINEIADLCEKVGADVHDVARGIGFDGRIGSKFLHAGPGYGGSCFPKDTRALVETAKRAGLSLRLIEAVIEVNTARKKQMTERILAAIGSDPDGRTVAILGLTFKPNTDDMRESPSLDIVPGLEAAGVKVRAFDPEGMGEARKLLKSVTYCEDSYEAMTGADVLVLLTEWNAFRSLDLVRMKQLLRRPVIVDLRNVYNPSEMRAAGFDYRAIGRPMADEASS
- the galU gene encoding UTP--glucose-1-phosphate uridylyltransferase, whose product is MQSIRKVVFPVAGLGTRFLPATKAVPKEMFPVVDRPLIQYALEEARASGIEEFIFVTAPGKEAIEAHFRPDPELSHALETQGKSDARDAVTAYLPDSSRVHFILQTEPLGLGHAVWCARDLVGDEPFAVVLADDLVQSQTPCLKQLLDVYEEKGGNVVAVMDVPREETRNYGILKVGEDDGRLAEVQGLVEKPDPAQAPSTLSIIGRYVLQPAIFDLLAEQRRGAGKEIQLTDAMARMIGQTPFHGLRFEGHRFDCGNRLGFLEANLAYALARKEFCESARAMLEGYVKKD
- a CDS encoding 3-hydroxyacyl-CoA dehydrogenase, with amino-acid sequence MLAGKVALVTGAGGGIGREIALRMGASGARVVVNDIGASLSGEGASLSPAEAVVKTICAGGGEAVANSDSVAEAAGAERMVQTAIDAFGRIDCVVNNAGILRDGIFHKMTEADWRAVIDVHLNGAFLVSRAAAPHFRKQEGGSYVHMTSTSGLIGNFGQANYSAAKLGVAALSKSIALDMARYNVRSNCIAPFAWSRMISSIPTDTPEQKARVDKLKQMTPEKIAPMAVFLASDAAKEVTGQVFAVRRNEIFLMSQPRPLAKVHCGEGWTPEGIADELLPAFRDSFYPLDRSADIFHWDPI
- a CDS encoding histidine kinase, which encodes MKTNTQEAVVEEVETPIDEQESATVTNSKQTYEALAQQLSNFRQMIDTMPINVMTCDPIDLKINYINQTSIDTLKTLEHLLPVKADDLLGQCIDIFHKDPSHQRKLLGDPKNLPHQTHIQIGDETLD